In Paramisgurnus dabryanus chromosome 7, PD_genome_1.1, whole genome shotgun sequence, the following are encoded in one genomic region:
- the LOC135769850 gene encoding adenosine receptor A1: protein MEKQLLVNMDNISTQVVTENGKMDMMYISIESTIALFSVLGNVLVILVVSMNHAMRDPTFCFIVSLALADIAVGILVIPLAVVISLGLMTPFYTCLFISCVLVMITQSSILSLLAIAIDRFLRVKIPTRYSTVVTQRRAWVAVGLCWTLSFLAGLVPMTGWHRTPPGNTSADPIECQFTNVMCLNYMVYFNFFVWVVAPLTIMISLYAEIFRIICRQLNRRAEATSDSSRYYRKELKLAKSLALVLFLFAFCWLPLHIMNCIVFFCPTCTVPRTAFYVGIFMSHGNSALNPLVYAFRIQRFRETLIQIIHRFILCKISSTSQTQHGPEPINEKTQAQM, encoded by the exons ATGGAGAAACAACTACTGGTAAATATGGACAACATCTCAACCCAAGTGGTAACTGAGAATGGGAAGATGGATATGATGTACATTTCCATCGAGAGCACCATCGCGCTGTTTTCTGTGCTTGGTAACGTCTTGGTGATCCTTGTGGTGTCCATGAACCACGCTATGAGAGACCCCACCTTCTGCTTTATCGTGTCTCTAGCGCTGGCTGACATTGCTGTTGGCATTCTTGTTATTCCTCTGGCCGTGGTCATCAGTCTGGGTCTCATGACACCGTTTTACACCTGCCTCTTCATTTCTTGTGTGCTAGTTATGATCACCCAGAGCTCCATACTGTCGCTGCTGGCCATCGCCATTGACAGATTCCTACGCGTCAAAATCCCAACCAG ATACAGCACTGTCGTCACACAGAGGCGCGCATGGGTAGCTGTAGGCCTGTGTTGGACCCTGTCCTTTCTGGCTGGGTTGGTGCCAATGACTGGTTGGCACCGCACCCCACCTGGAAACACCAGTGCGGACCCCATCGAATGCCAGTTCACCAACGTCATGTGCCTGAATTATATGGTCTACTTTAATTTCTTCGTCTGGGTGGTGGCACCCTTGACTATAATGATCAGTTTGTACGCAGAGATCTTTCGCATAATATGCCGGCAACTCAATCGCCGAGCTGAAGCCACTTCCGATTCCAGCAGGTACTATCGCAAAGAGTTGAAATTAGCGAAATCGTTGGCGCTAGTTCTCTTTTTGTTCGCTTTCTGCTGGCTCCCACTGCATATTATGAACTGCATAGTGTTCTTTTGCCCTACGTGCACTGTGCCCAGGACTGCTTTTTACGTAGGCATCTTTATGTCACATGGCAACTCCGCCCTGAACCCGCTGGTGTACGCGTTTCGCATCCAGCGCTTTCGTGAAACGCTGATCCAGATCATTCACCGATTCATACTGTGTAAGATCTCATCAACCAGCCAGACCCAGCACGGTCCGGAACCGATCAATGAGAAAACACAAGCTCAGATGTAG